The sequence GGGAAGGTGATCCAACTTTTAGAGAGGAACTGCTGAATTTCCATCAGAGAGGACGCATTCTCCAAATGTCCAATTTCAAGGATGATTCAAGCCCAATTGGTTGGTAAAATTAGCTTAGTTGTTCTTCTGAGCTTCTGtttacctttagattcagttcAACCAGAATTATTCTATCTTTTTTGTCCCTCCAGCTTGGGACTGCTCAGCGTGGGTACGAACATATGCACTCTTTCTGGAAGAACGGCTTGAATGCTTTAGGGTTATGAAGTATGATATTGAAGGAGAGCGCCTTCCTAAACCTGCCCAAGGGCAAGAAAAGGTTAGCTTAATACTGTTAAAATGTCTGCTTACTATTCTGCATACTTCAAAAAGTAGTCTTCTTCTTTTGTGAAGAAAATTGAATGATTTTAGCCTACTAGAACCaaagtcatttttcattttatgttTCTTTCCATGAATAAATCATGTGGTCCACACCATTGGGCACTTCAGTGTCTGAAACATTGTGGAGAAGGTGCTTTCTCTGTCCATCGGCTATTTTCTTTCCCTTCTTTCTTGCACTAAATTGAGTTTCTGTGAACATGCCCCAGTACTCTATATGCTGTTCGACCTCGGGTGCAGGTACTCGATATGGGTGCGGTTCTAGAGACTAGATTCTTCATCACATAAATTTTAGGATTCGGGGGTATGAATCCAAGTGCGGATACGGGTGCTGGGATATGGCCAGTAAATGTATATTACTACATCAACAAGTATACAATTCGATTAATATAGAGTTATCTGACATAAAACCaaaaaattaaaccaaatatcCAATTATTCTATACCAAAACCAAAAATGAAACCAAATATCCAATCAATCTACACTTTTTGGTCATAGAAGCAGATAGCATTTTTTAAAGATAGATGCACAGACAATTTAATCTAATTGTGTGAGGAAAGCGCAGTAGGGAAACTATCAGTTGTGTTAGATTTCATAGACTTTTTGCGATGATTGTATGAGATGTCCCCTAGAAACTTCTGTCTCtctgtaattttcgttttttgcAGTACCTCCGTGGTACTTCAATAAAATTTACTTACTTTATCCACACGAAAAAAGGATGTAGTTGAAGCAGCCAAGGTAAGTTGACCAATCCAGCGTGAATCCGACACCCACACCCAAATCGTGTTTAACCGTGTGGCAGGGATTTTGAAGGGTCCTAGCAACTTAGCCAATACCAGATCCACAGTTTCTTTCAGATAGCTTGCATATCATTATACATAGGGGGTAAGGTcggggattcataacagaaacagtAGACAAAGGAAAAGTGGGCAAAGGACATGATCAGCAATAAAACCTACTGACACCCTTTACTTGGGGTTAAAATTCCgttcatggacaacaactcatgttgccatgccctgaatccccatttacaaacacatagagggtaaAGGTATAGGGATCAAGCATTCGCAAGAAAGTAAAGCAAATAGTAGCATATGAACATGTCAAACTTTGCAGGTAATAGGCATAGATGTAAAGGTTCTAAGTAAACACATTAGGATGATTGCTAGGAAATGAATCAAGAGATACCAGTAAAAGAGCAAGAGCGGGATGGAAAGACAAAGTAGTAGTAGTATATTAGCCTTGACTTTCACCCGGCTAATAATAAGCAGGAGCAGAGAACAACAGTACAGAAGAGAGCAAAAGGGAATGCAGGTTTTGAAAGTAGTAGTAgtgtgtaagagtatgcaattcgaagtgtgttgtaaaagtattgaattgtaagTTAAGGATCCTCAAAGTGCAGAAGGGCCGTGcaccttttatagtgcagaaaacaagtgagaaaagttaaggaaataacattgaaatcaatCTTTCTTAGTTAAGGGATTTTGATTTCAATGGGTAAAAGCCAATTAAGGAAAGCAgttttgattaaaaccttttcaaagtagcacaaaaggggcaAATACAAAGAAgttattaaaggaaaaaattcaatAGTGCACGGCttggaaaaaataaggaaagggaatcaatcaaacagccagggaaatcaaaattacaattcaatttgaatgaaccaagtcaggaaaaggtaaaggaggttcaattaaagaaaaatcagtaacaatcaaacaaaccccattagaggatttcagaatAAATCAAAAACCTATGTTGTGTTGACATGACATAAGGCAAATGAAGGACAAGGGACTTGACATTCACCCATCAaattgaagagaaaaaaaaagaagaagaaagaagagtatCATGATAGTCCAGAGACAACAATTTCTGTGTGGGCATTTAGTAGATTAAGCATATATTTTTCTGGTAAGTAGATTAAGCATATAAAATACAACAAAGTTTGTATTTGAAGCAAATTTGCTATGGTGAAATCAAAGTGTAAGCAGACTTAGAGTAACTTGTAATATAAACCCCATATTGAATTCCTTAATGTGCAATgcaaaaaagaaaacaataatGTGTCAATTGTTTTCTGTACTAATATAATTAGTGTGATAATTGAGGCTTTTTACAGACGCCTTATGGTGAATTTGATACAATATTATTATATTCAGAACTGGAAAAGAAGATTGTTCTATAGTATGGAACTATGGATGATTTACAACTTATTAGTGCGTTCATAAAAATACCCTTTCGTGCTAATAGAAAAGAAAGCTTCTCGTACTTGCAAGAAAATCCGGCAGAAATTGGTTTATTTGTTACAACACTTAAAAGAGGACGTTCGAAGAGCCAGACTTAATTTATTTTCCCACACATTAGGAGAAATAGATTAGGGCTTTGGTCTTTGTATACATTAGAGATATCTTCTGTATCAGTATTGGACTATCATGTGTATTGCAAATTTCTCCGTACTAGTTATATTTAGGAAGTATAACTCAATGAGTGATTAACATTTGGCAGGCTAGCTGCACGCCGTACGGCCGTAGTGTCATTTTCAATTTCTGTCACAAGCATGCTAAATAACCAAAAATAAACTGTTCTAATGGAACACGGATACTGCTCTTCTACTGGCTGCTTAGACACTTTCTCTAAGTTTGGCAGATTGAATGAGCTTTGGTCTGTTGCTTCTTTAGTCAGTATAATGTAATTTCCAATTTCATTTACTTTTTGAGCAGGGATACAGCAAAACAAGGGAGTTGCCCAGTGAGGAACTTTTGGAGCAGTTACCTGCTTTGCAGCAGTTGTTGTATCGTCTTATTGGATGTCGGGTATATTTTGAAGCTTGATAAATTCTGTTTCTTGTTGCAATCCCTTTGTTTTTGGACGACATTCCTACTCGGATTTCTGAGAGTTCTGTATTTTATCTATTTGGGGCATAAATTTAAAACTCCTTCTGACATTACAGCCTGAGGGAGCAGCAGTTGGAAATTATGTGATTCAATATGCCCTTGCCCTGGTATGCTTATTTATTTTGGCTGCCTGTCTTCAGTTGGTTGATATTTATGCTTGTCAAATAAAGTTGATtgatatatattaattaaacaccAAAAGTGTGGCCTATCAGTCATTGAAGTTGGTGAAAACTGTGGGAGAGTACATGATGGTTGTCCAACCTTTTCCAGTGCTTTCTTATTTTATTGAAATGGTGGAAGTATAAATGTAATGCTTCTGCTCATTACGCCTTTGTGCAGCTGAAAGGCTCATATCAATTTATAGACTTCACAATTGAATGAATGGTGGTGTAAAGATTTACTCATTTTCCATTCCAGGTCCTCAAGGAGAGCTTCAAAATCTATTGTGCTATAAATGATGGAATAATTAATCTTATTGACAAGGTGCATTTGACTTTAGCTTTTTCCTGCAACATGACCTCATCAAAATATTGCTCGTTACATTCATATCTGTTTCATCTTTTGACAttatttttctactgattttattTCAGTTTTTTGACATGCCAAGACATGAAGCTATTAAGGCCCTTGGTATCTACAAAAGAGCTGGCCAGCAGGTGAATGCACTGACGAACTTGATAGAATATTTGTACTATATAGTTTTGTTTCTTACTACTTGTCTCTCACCATGCGGACGTCTCCCTGGGTTTATGGTAGTATCTGTAAGTTTCTTATCTTGTTTTAGGCCATGAGCCTCTCCGACTTTTATGAGGTTTGCAAAGGCTTGGAACTTGCCAGGAACTTTCAGTTTCCTGTGTTGAGAGAGGTAATCATACTACTTCGCTTATGTGTTGATTCATTTGCCTTCAAATTTTGTGGGCCATCAGCTTGACATACTATTCTGATTTTCAGCCTCCTCAGTCCTTCCTTGTGACCATGGAAGAGTATATAAAAGAAGCACCCCGCATAGTTTCTGTCCCAATAGAAACATTGGTAATACGTTTATCTTATACACATTTACTCCAAACAAATTATATGCCAGCTTATGTTGTACCTTTCTGTAGTGCCGATCtatattttcctttatatatctGTAAAGGTAGCATACACAGGTCCGCTATCATGATAGAATACTAACATGATTAACTATTATTAGGAATATCCTGAGAGGCTTATGTTGACCTATAAACAAGAGGATGAACCTTCAGCTTCTGAAGATGCTGAAGAATCAGCTAATGAAACTAAACCTCCGCCTTCAGATGATACTGTTGTTTCAACCTCTGAGGCTCCTGCCCCGCCAGTGCAGCCGCCTCCAAGCAGCTTGGAAACTGATGATTTACTGGTGAAGTCAGCTAATCTtattgaatttgttgttgtttaTCTGGAACTTGAGGTATATTCTTTTTGGATTTTCAGCCTTTCGTTACTAGTATTTTTGGTTGTTTCAGGGGCTCAATACACCAACTGGTTATGCATCAGCAATCGAGGAAAGCAATGCTTTGGCTTTAGCAATAGTACCATCTGGTAATTATTTTATTTCACCACTAATATGTAGAGCTCTTCTCTTCGCAAGTAATGGTGCTTGGGCAAATTAGGGTGTTGGTTTATTTGAATAAACTATTAATACTTGCAGGGACAACACCGTTTGACTCAAACCCTGCTCAGCCAAAAGATTTTGATCCTACTGGATGGGAACTTGCCCTGGTCACTACTCCTAGCAGCGACTTATCTGCAGCTCAGGAGAGACAATTGGTAAGCCCTCTGAATCCATTTTTAAAAGATATAGTTTTTAAGTGGCTTCTCTTTGCATGTGGCAAAACATCTGAGGACAAACATGTAAAAACATTGATGGTAGTGTAACCTTGCAGTGCCCGGAGTCTTGGAGTTGACACTCAAATCTATATTAATAATATGTTGTCCATAAGTGACACTCGCATGCTTAATACTAATATCATCTCCTTATCTTATATCTACTTTGTGAAATCAAGTATCTTCCTTAACATTTGTTTTTCTAAAACGTTCTAACAGGCTGGTGGATTGGACTCCCTCACGCTCAATAGTTTGTATGATGAAGGAGCATATAGAGCATCTCAACAACCAGTATATGGACAACCAGCCCCTAATCCTTTCGAAGTTGCTGATCCATTTGTCATGTCTAGTACCATGCCTCCCCCTCCATCCGTGCAAATGGCTATGGCGCCTCAGCATCAAATGAATCCTTTTGGACCATTCCAACCTGCCTATCCACAGCCCCAAAATCCAATGATGAATCCACACAATCCTTTTGGCGATGCAGGGTTCAGCGCATTTCCTGCTAATAATGTTGCTCATCCACAAACAACCAATCCTTTCGGGAGCACTGGCCTGATATAGCAGACTTGACAGTTCGGTGCATTGCCTGTCAATCCTTTTGAGACCACTGGCCTGCTGTATTAAAAGTTGCACATACACGAGATGTAGCAGAATTGGCATAGTTGATTTTTGTAGTGAATCTGCGGTTGTGTAAATTGTTCACGTGAAATATAGTTTTTCAGCTTGACCTATATGTTTGCTTTAAGATGTAAAGATGGTTATAAATGGAGATTCAACTTTTGTCTGTCGATTGAAATCATATGATAAGTACTCTTACTGATTGTTTATGGAAAGATAGTACCAATAGACAAATGTTAAACTGTTCATTCAGTGTGGGAATCATAAGAAAATTGTTGCAAATTTATAATTGCATCTCTGTTGGTTAAACCTTTGTGGGAACATTTCTGGAGAACgtaaagagaagtttgtattcaCCATGTCTGTATGCAATTTTTACCCTCTAGTATTTTGTGCTTTTTTACTCATATCACACGTTTGttggaaaataaaatttatgaaaaaCTCGCCATAATAGTAGAGAGATGATATCAAGTTGAGCAAGCTAAGATACTAGGTATATTTCTTACCGTTGTTTTAGGGTTAGTCTGGTAGTTTTTCTTGTCTTAGAGTGTTAGTAGTTCATGTTGTTTTCCTATTATCTTTCGCTTGGGTTTCttagtattttgttgttgttacaATTTGTTgctattattttcttttgttattatttttctgGCCCTTTTTGTTGATGTTACttgtttctattgtttttttcatagtcgagggtctatcggaagcACCCTCTCTACcttcccagggtaggggtaaggtctgtataTACACAACCCTCTCCAAACTCCACTCGTAGTATGtcactggattgttgttgttgttaagatATTGAGTAAATTTTCAAGAGTTTGCCTTAAGCGTGTTAAGagatatttaaaaaccgaccgAACCGTACTGAACTGATTTTCaggtttattttaataaaattataggTTTTAATATAAATCTATAATCGTACCGATAATTAGgataagttttttattttatgaaaataaaccgaaaaactaccgaaccgtaccgaatatgTTTACATgtggaaaatatatttatatattgagtttaaaaataataaagcattaaattttttcttgggTCTTGGAATTATAAAAAcgattacaagccaacaagtaattaaactcaaaatcctaatttccaaacctattatgctactcttattgaaactaaattattttcaacatattcactagcaagataCAAGGTATACTAGTGATTAtgattgaatatgtttcctttcgtatgattttagatttatctttttgaatattaatCTTccatagactttattcttgagtcccaacttggttaatatcaTTCCACTCGTatgatttgtattttttttaatctttgcttagtttcttttacactgctatagaatagttgatggatatATACTTTGgtcatctttcatgttttcttaattcattATCTTTTAAACAGTAAAAGTGTCTAAAGAGTTTTTGAAGTCCTATACAAGTATGTaggttattgcattctacttctactagtgacttttacatgacattAAAAAAATAACCAAAAGTTAACCGAATCGTACCGATACCGATATGATTGGGACTATTTCGGAAAGTCTAATTTTGATTTTACATAATAGGATAAACCAAAAAATTACTGTGGTACAAATTTTATAGAATAACCGATCGAACCGAATCTTTGACACATCTATTTGCCTaacgagaaaaagaaaaatgaaaagatgcATGTATgtagaaaaaaagtaaaagagtTATAGAAAATTAATCACCAAAATTACAACTACTACTAGTACTACTAAAAAGCTTAAGAATAGGCAAAAGTAAGTACAGTACATCAATGCAACaaggagcacaaaacacataataataataataataataataataataataataataataataataataataataataataataataataataataataataataataataataataataataataataataataggattAGAAACCTTAGCCTAAACTAAAATCTGTGAAGATAACTATGTTTCTTAATCCTCTTGTTCATTTTCATTTCTCTACGATTGGCTGATAAAAAacagataaaaaaaaaattgctagTCAAGTCTTGACTTTTTCAAATGAGACCAAAATTGCTTTCTAAACAGGAAATGTGACGCTTCTGCTCTTTCTTTTGTTCTCGTTTTCCTCATTTAGTTGTTTATCTaggaaaatactaaattctatacaaaaatatctaatatgactaaattattattaattaaatatttaatgtgagaagtaagaaaactttttagggatataTACATAAAAgtaattttgtaaaaacaaattaaattctttcttgattatataaatggacattcattttggaccaaaataaaaaaataaattggtcacttattatggaccggaaaGAGTATAATATAATGCTtttatatattcacttatcataCCAGTGTAATTCAATACAAATTGGCAGAAAATAATAGGAAAAATAATggacttcctttttctttttcttttttgcgtTAATTTCACATCCAACTAACGGCATATTgtgaaaaagtcaaaaaaataattttgtaaaaaaaCGTTATTCCTATATAAATTAGTCAAAAATTTCTCAAAA is a genomic window of Nicotiana tabacum cultivar K326 chromosome 16, ASM71507v2, whole genome shotgun sequence containing:
- the LOC107802460 gene encoding putative clathrin assembly protein At2g01600, whose translation is MGTLQSWRKAYGALKDHTKVGLAHVNSDFKDVDVAIVKATNHVECPPKDRHLRKILVYTSAMRPRADVAYCIHALARRLAKTHNWTVALKTLIVIHRTLREGDPTFREELLNFHQRGRILQMSNFKDDSSPIAWDCSAWVRTYALFLEERLECFRVMKYDIEGERLPKPAQGQEKGYSKTRELPSEELLEQLPALQQLLYRLIGCRPEGAAVGNYVIQYALALVLKESFKIYCAINDGIINLIDKFFDMPRHEAIKALGIYKRAGQQAMSLSDFYEVCKGLELARNFQFPVLREPPQSFLVTMEEYIKEAPRIVSVPIETLEYPERLMLTYKQEDEPSASEDAEESANETKPPPSDDTVVSTSEAPAPPVQPPPSSLETDDLLGLNTPTGYASAIEESNALALAIVPSGTTPFDSNPAQPKDFDPTGWELALVTTPSSDLSAAQERQLAGGLDSLTLNSLYDEGAYRASQQPVYGQPAPNPFEVADPFVMSSTMPPPPSVQMAMAPQHQMNPFGPFQPAYPQPQNPMMNPHNPFGDAGFSAFPANNVAHPQTTNPFGSTGLI